One window from the genome of Parasteatoda tepidariorum isolate YZ-2023 chromosome 8, CAS_Ptep_4.0, whole genome shotgun sequence encodes:
- the LOC107439455 gene encoding enolase-phosphatase E1 → MLIWIKSVTAVLLLFNLITLSRSSNQIPNVSTVVDTNSDSAALPFGKDEKTDSRNNETIVNTTAEHLVSKILVREANGSSAIEPSDESKRNLTVANGKLIEPNGFTNGAQKANNSSVIARNAESQDNVNVSYKNLAERKNINNRTHEVNDGQVVEHNVERKGLMEPKAISNSSRKTHDSGFVENSAESKRNVTMVTGSVIEPKISTNVAPAEKSELENKKDEELQNDQKRENASANKENKELDDGQKREGISANKEDKVLHNRQKMESTSSNEENRELHSRQKIESASSNKDDKELHNSQKREGISANKEVHDGHKRENAFANNENKELHHRHKIEGASESKDDKELLHNSQKIEGASSNTEDKELHSRQKIEGASPNKKDKEFREELSTAISSKVINHTNDNDNRAEINSKEFDGDKELSVPILPPLPIMFRAFVPLVIPPLQRISVQPVPPPAIHISDRLPIYDAETSEDSSTAEDSPQRIQSAMRSLISDVLGSISRINLPLHPNSSKAAGNSSDTESGEDSKLVDLQGQQFLMKSKMTHLNGRNGRFFLRFMSLRPLEGDVLSDIEEPQNIKEKHDHEGVMTDEIQKETIGSKIEIASKENSSLDTRNLHELGNKNDTGTSVSDAEKGDDSAGKEFGGNLKDMSVGILDARTRENLKTSNSASHSAGSEDESEITNKNTAGGREKSAEDHQLHAEESQLTLIQNYRSFPDPVLPVYKNTNSKDGVSEIRLRDVPLEGDVSVSPFVAKALPSIASVKEVSPSDTNVEKVVALTSNATNLTTFFSDVEKNLQMDANIKQVPSAAGSVEKVLPLVDNAEIEPFSIGSVKKVTPLASSVEKGSTMFASVEKDPSMIANDKNAPLAVSNESKVMAKGDDQPYEEEGSYPPKSIILESRSLLSKKSNATGSSVDLKADTKDNVSKHSEYKTSATGGQISNDSNESSIKESGQKPLLLNGGEKISEVSFKGKVDKLHKQKNPSQGNNTENTKLTTASGLKGDILFEKR, encoded by the exons ATGTTAATCTGGATAAAGAGCGTCACCGCTGTTCTATTGCTGTTCAACTTGATAACTTTAAGCAGATCCTCGAATCAAATCCCAAACGTCAGTACCGTTGTTGATACTAATAGTGATTCTGCTGCACTGCCTTtcggaaaagatgaaaaaacaGACTCTCGAAACAACGAAACGATCGTCAATACAACCGCAGAGCATCTGGTTTCAAAGATCCTTGTACGCGAAGCTAACGGTAGTAGCGCAATTGAACCTAGCGATGAATCGAAAAGAAATTTGACAGTGGCGAATGGAAAATTAATTGAACCTAATGGTTTCACCAACGGTGcacaaaaagcaaataatagCAGTGTCATTGCGCGTAATGCTGAATCTCAGGACAATGTGAATGtgtcatataaaaatttagctgaaagaaaaaatatcaataacagGACGCACGAAGTAAATGATGGTCAAGTCGTTGAACATAACGTTGAACGGAAAGGATTGATGGAACCTAAAGCTATCTCTAACAGTTCACGAAAAACACATGACAGTGGGTTCGTTGAAAACAGCGCTGAATCGAAACGAAATGTGACAATGGTAACTGGAAGTGTGATTGAACCTAAAATTTCCACGAACGTTGCACCAGCAGAGAAGTCTGAATTGGAAAATAAGAAGGATGAAGAACTTCAGAATgatcaaaaaagagaaaatgcttCAGCAAATAAAGAGAATAAGGAGCTTGATGACGGGCAGAAAAGAGAAGGTATTTCCGCGAATAAGGAGGATAAGGTTCTTCATAATAGACAGAAAATGGAAAGCACTTCCTCTAATGAGGAGAATAGAGAGCTTCATAGCAGACAGAAAATAGAAAGTGCTTCATCTAATAAGGATGATAAAGAGCTTCATAACAGTCAGAAAAGAGAAGGCATTTCAGCGAATAAGGAGGTTCATGACGGACACAAAAGGGAAAACGCATTCGCCAATAATGAGAATAAGGAACTTCATCACAGACATAAAATAGAAGGCGCTTCTGAAAGTAAGGATGATAAAGAGCTTCTTCATAATAGTCAGAAAATAGAAGGTGCTTCCTCTAATACGGAGGATAAGGAACTTCATAGCAGACAGAAAATAGAAGGTGCTTCCCCTAATAAGAAAGATAAGGAGTTTCGTGAAGAACTGTCCACTGCAATCTCGAGTAAAGTTATCAACCACACGAATGACAATGATAATAGAGCAGAAATAAACTCAAAAGAATTTGACGGAGATAAAGAATTAAGTGTTCCAATCTTACCACCTCTACCAATAATGTTCCGAGCATTTGTACCACTCGTTATTCCACCCCTCCAGAGGATTTCTGTACAGCCTGTACCACCACCGGCCATTCACATATCGGACAGACTGCCCATTTATGACGCAGAGACTTCCGAAGACTCATCTACTGCTGAAGATTCTCCTCAACGAATTCAAAGTGCTATGAGAAGTTTAATCTCGGATGTTCTCGGTAGCATCTCGAGAATTAATTTACCACTTCATCCTAATTCTTCAAAAGCAGCAGGAAATTCAAGTG ATACTGAAAGTGGTGAAGATTCAAAATTGGTGGATTTGCAAGGGCAACAATTCTTGATGAAATCAAAGATGACTCATCTCAATGGAAGAAATGGCCGATTTTTCCTCCGCTTCATGTCCTTACGTCCATTGGAAGGAGATGTGCTATCAGACATCGAAGAacctcaaaatattaaagaaaaacatgatCACGAAGGAGTAATGACGGACGAAATCCAAAAGGAGACTATTGGCTCCAAAATTGAAATCGCATCTAAAGAAAATAGTTCTCTGGATACCAGAAATCTTCATGAATTGGGAAACAAGAATGATACGGGGACTTCAGTATCGGACGCAGAAAAAGGGGATGATTCGGCAGGGAAGGAATTTGGTGGTAACTTAAAAGACATGTCAGTTGGTATATTAGATGCAAGAACGAGGGAGAATTTGAAAACAAGCAACTCTGCTTCCCATTCTGCCGGAAGTGAAGATGAGTCAGAAATAACAAACAAGAATACTGCTGGGGGTAGAGAAAAATCAGCTGAAGATCATCAACTGCATGCCGAAGAATCCCAATTAACACTGATTCAAAATTATCGAAGTTTTCCCGACCCAGTTTTACCAGTTTATAAGAACACAAACTCTAAAGATGGCGTTTCAGAAATACGATTAAGAGATGTTCCACTTGAGGGCGATGTATCAGTATCGCCATTCGTTGCTAAAGCGCTGCCATCAATTGCTAGTGTAAAAGAAGTGTCACCATCGGATACTAATGTCGAAAAAGTTGTGGCATTGACTTCCAATGCTACAAATTTGACAACGTTTTTTTCTGATGTTgaaaaaaacttgcaaatggATGCCAATATTAAACAAGTTCCTTCAGCAGCTGGTAGTGTTGAAAAAGTGTTGCCGTTGGTTGATAATGCTGAGATAGAGCCATTCTCGATTGGGAGCGTTAAAAAAGTGACGCCATTGGCTTCCAGTGTTGAGAAGGGATCAACGATGTTTGCCAGTGTTGAAAAGGATCCATCAATGATTGCTAATGATAAAAACGCACCACTAGCAGTTTCCAACGAGTCGAAAGTGATGGCTAAAGGTGATGACCAACCATACGAAGAAGAGGGAAGTTATCCTCCGAAGTCGATAATTTTGGAGTCACGAAGTTTGCTTTCGAAGAAGAGTAATGCAACAGGTAGCTCGGTTGACTTGAAAGCTGACACTAAAGATAACGTTTCAAAACATAGTGAGTACAAGACTTCAGCAACCGGTGGCCAAATTTCGAATGATTCAAACGAAAGTAGCATCAAAGAGAGTGGTCAGAAGCCTCTTCTTTTAAATGGTGGAGAGAAAATCTCTGAGGTTAGTTTTAAAGGTAAAGTGGATAAacttcataaacaaaaaaatccaAGTCAAGGGAATAATACTGAAAACACGAAATTAACG actGCGTCAGGTCTTAAAGGAGACATACTGTTTGAAAAGAGATAA